In Phoenix dactylifera cultivar Barhee BC4 chromosome 1, palm_55x_up_171113_PBpolish2nd_filt_p, whole genome shotgun sequence, the genomic stretch AATTCAGAAAAGAGCTGGGAAGTGACCTTCTTCTGGAATCATCTAATCTCTTATCTTCTTCACCCCTCTACAGTCCTTTCCTTAATCCAGATAGAGTAGTTTGGAGATGGAATTGTAATGGTGCATTACTGCATTCTTTGTCAAATCCAATTATTGTTTCTTAAATTTTGATTGAATTATCTGAAAGAATTCACTCCAGTATGTAATTCTGTAGCTCCTTGAAAACAAAGACATTTTATTGGTGGGCCATCAGAAAGGCTTTTGACATCGGAGAATCTTTTTTAAAGGAACCCGCCCATGTCCTTTGCGGCTCAGATGTTGAGAACAACCTAAATCACCAGGCATATGGTTGTTTTGCAAATTGGTACATATCAAACGTATTCGCAACATGACTCAATATCATATGGTAGATAGGAAGATAGAGAAACCTTTCTTCCACTAGATAAAGCTTGGGGTCTATCTCTGTGTTACGAGATTTTGTGATGCTTGcttgtataaaagttttaatGAAAGAGTAATTAAAACGTGAGTGGGCTGATGAGATTGGGACTCTAATCTAGAATGACtaggaaacatggaaaagtaaagagaatctttccTAGTATCTCTCAAATAAACATTTATCTTAATGTAGGAAAGAGGAagttctttttgaaaaaaaaaccaaCATGGGGAAGGAGATAATTTTTCCtaatatttctcaaataaaatttattttaaagaTAAAACATGTATTCCGATAAGAAATAATGAAAGAGCAttagtttttcttaaattttaaagtaatattatatttgaaaaatcaattattttaattaaaattaaaattattgttAATATGATAATATATTTTCTAATCCTAGTTCTATCATATTTGGTTCATCGATTGGCTATGAAtcaaggtatgctgaaccggcccgtatCGGCCGGTTCAACCCGTACTGATGGGGCCGGAACTGGCCGGAACCAAGCGGTACCGGACTGGAACCGGCCGGTATTAGATGCATACTAGACGGAATCGGATGGTTCCGTCCAGTACGGCTAGGAACTAGTGCGAACCGGTCGGTTTGCACCGGTTCGCTGTGGGTAGCATGCCGCCCGCGCGCGCTGGGCAGTGCGCGTGTGTGCTATGCAGACCGGTTTGGCACCGGTCCGGTACGGCTAGGAACCGATGCGAACCGGTCTggtaggcgaccggtacgcctaccgatACCGATTCAGCATACCTTGCTATGAATTTTGAATTATGAACTCGAAACCATACAAGCAAACTAACGAATTATATAACATAGGTTGAGAATGGATTTCATTTTTTCTGCCAATATCATTTCACAGGAGGATCTTGAAACATGACAAAGTTATGCGTATCAAAGGTTGTCCTGGTTCTTTCGTCCAATTGGACTTTCTGAAGGCCTGGGAGAGTTAAGAAGTTTTCCAGGATTGGGTGGGATCTCATCATTATGGTGCTTTAATGGCTAATGTGGAGGCAATGCAATAGAAGAATCTTTCAACATGAGGGTTCATCTGTCGATGAACTTGATCCTGGCTAGAATGGTATTAGGATTCTCCCAGCAAGCTCCAAATTGCTTTGTATCCTATAAAAAAACCTTATGTTTCTCTTAACTTGGTTCTCATTTCAACTTCcctaaaatgaattgattggtATCGCCCCATTCTTCTCTCAAAGAATGATCTATGTCTTCTCTTATAGGAAAGTTGCCACGAATTACTTCATGATTTAATGATCTTCAACTTGGTATGTAGCTATCacaagaaatgatttttgtcgTGGAACCATAAAAAGCTAATGAAGCTAAATTTAATCTGAATAATggcaaaaattttattttatttttattgtcagcatattaaatttactaatttttcaatttttgttcTCTTGCTCTAGCCAAACCCAAACCCCTGGCctctatcttttttattttttttaagcaagtatGCTTGTTCCACAATTACACATTCTGAAGATGTTACTTTAATAGATTCGCTAAGAGGTTTTGTTGGTCTCCTCTTAAGCAATGTGCTTTAGTAATATCTAGAGAATACTCGGGAGAAGAAACTTCACTTCCTATTGTTCTTGCATAAGTATGCCATCTGCATCCACATCTTTTTTGTTATTCCTCATCATTGTAGACCCATTAAATGTCACATCAACAACAATAACATGGAATCCTGTACACCTTCACTCTGTCTATGTATTCTAAAAAGGTGCAATTTTATGCTTTAGGGGATAGTTTATTAGATTTAACATCAACATGAGGGAGCCAACCCAAGTTTTTAGGCTATTACTAATCAAGAGATAGGCTGGAAAATACTTCTTAAAGAGTGCACTCTGATGTTATGGAGGGCAATCTGCTTACCATGAAAGCTAATGTGTTGAGAAATTTTGTGAAAGTCCTCGAAAGACCAGTAGAAATCCAACACCATGTGTTTCCTCCATTAAGGTCTGATACATGTAAATATAACTTGGGCATCCCTTTGGTGTGTTGTAGTGCCAGATGATGCCTTCATCTCTACAAACTGCTTAAACTCATCTGAAAACCATTCCACCAGTAACCGATTTAGCTTCTTGATCTTTTCATCCTGTCTACTTTCAGCATAGACTTCCACTGCTTTAGAATAGGGAGCATGTGATGCTTGTATATATGAAGTGTAAACTGAAAATTTTCTCGAAAaatcatatgcaaaaataactaAATTCATACTACTTCCACTCTTTGAGGCATTTGCTACAGGGAACCCATCATTTGAATGGATGTACTGCTGTGAATGTTTGGTAAGATAAATTTCACAGCAAATCTTAAAACAATTCTGCTTTCCGTAACTAATGATTTCAACAGAATTTAACCTGTAATTTTATTATTCTTGTAATTGAATCTCTCTCGGCTGAAGGTTGCTTTTCTAAAGTGGCTCAGACTCGAGTATGATAATCTTGTGAAGTCTACGAGACTGATTTGGTACTGTGTATAATGATCGATATCAACATAAAAAATTTTGTTTTCAGGAAATGGTCAAATATCTCACTATGACTTATAAATTTCTTGGAAATCTGTATTTATTGATTATGCGATTAATTTGTTGGCTGTGTATCAACCTTAATTCTGGATCTCTTTCAATGGAACGATtttatattgaaaaagtttcttATTGAAGCCACAATGTTTTTAATGATGAGATTGCCATTCCAAAGAGTGCTATAATCTTATCTTTGATAGCCTTTGAGGCTATCTGGTTTTTCCATTGACATTGGTGAGTGCTatgatattttctttgatagtCCTTCCATCACACCTATTTTTTGTACCAGCAATGAAGATGACTTTTAGTATGGTACAATGAAACCTAGAGACGTTAGAAACACTTCTCCAAGTCTGCCTGATAATAAGTTAAGACTGATGCAAAGGAAgcaaaaattatccaaattaaaaAGGTCTACATCCCTTGGATATCTTTTCCCAACTAAGCGCGTAAACCTTGTGGTCTGTAACAGAAATAAGACATTCATAGGAAACAGAAGAAGCTATACTTGGTGATCAAAGAAGCAAGAGAGTAGAAAAATATAGCAAGAGAGAGCAATTACTGTAGGGCGAGCGAGTGACTAGAAGGATTGGCTGGGAACagcgagtttttttttttttttggggggggggggggggcggtgaTGGGTTGGCTGCATTTCTTATGAAGGAAGATTTGTTATCTGACTGTGACTAAGAGTTATCTCCTGTTTGACTCAGATGACTAAGAATACAGGAGATACTTGGAGAAATTAGGTGAGAGGAACCCATGAAAGTAAATACTAAAGAGAAACTAGCAAAGGTTATGCGAGATAGATTATGAGGTTTTGTGAAATTTATTTATAGTTGGGTGGCACGGTATGCCAGGGTGTTTAAAGAGAGCATGATGTTCAAGAATTACATTGATACTTCACTCTGAAATACTTTCTtttactaaaatatccttacaaGGTAGCAATTGATAATATAGTAAATGACAAGAATGCTCCAAAGTTTCCAAACAGTAAATTCTAAGagaaatatatatttcaaaattgAATTGTGAAATCTAAAATTTGAAGATTATTTACTTTGACACTAGATGAATTTGTGTTGGCACATCTTAGATGATGCAAGCATAAGCAATGCTTATTTAATTGTTACTTTATGattcttaaatattttattgtAACTCTTTTGAGTTTGATTGTCCTTCAGGAGCAGTAAATAAACTTGTAATTTTCTCGCAATAAATTTAGCTAGATGACTTTGTGACAGATGCTGATCTACTGTTTGTGACATTATTCAGAAGCATGCCTCATATCTTAGACCTTGGTTTATTGGGTTTTAAACTGTTGTGACCACTGCTATGTGTAATAGTAGTACTGTTTCTGATGTTATGGCAGTTATGGATTGCATTATGTATTGCTACAAATAGCAGTGCATGGTTGGGCACAGGTGTTCTTGTCACCAACATGAGGAACTTCCCTCTTAGCAGGGGCCCTGTGGCTGGCATTCTCAAGGGTTACATTGGGCTTAGTGCTGCAGTGTACACTGAAATATATATTGGACTGCTCCGTGATTCATCTACAAAACTGTTGCTATTTCTTACACTAGGGATTCCTGGTATATGCCTAGCAATGATGTATTTTGTCAGGCCTTGCACACCATCTTTAGAGGAAGACTCATCAGAACATGGCCATTTTTTGTTTACCCAAATCTCAAGCATATTGCTAGGTCTCTACCTCTGCGCTACTACGGTCTTGGATGATGTTGCCTCACCAAGTGATGCTGTAGCCTATAGTTTGTTTGCTGTAATGGTTCTCTTACTCCTGGCTCCCCTTGCAATCCCTCTGAAGATGACACTTTATCCAAAAAAGAGCAAAAAAATTGGTTCTGTTGGCCCATCTGGTTCATCAGACTGTCTAATTGAAGGAAATTTAGATAAATCAGAACCATTGCTAGCCCAATCTTCATCAACAACGAATGCTGGGAGTATTCAGGAAGCTGATGATGTTTCTGATGTGGATATACTTTTagcagagggagagggagctgtgaaaaagaagagaagacctAAGAGGGGAGAGGATTTTGAGTTCCGTGAAGCTGTAATTAAGGCTGATTTTTGGCTTCTATTTTTGGTATACTTTCTTGGAGTTGGATCAGGTGTCACTGTGCTCAATAATCTAGCACAAATTGGTATTGCAGCAGGTGTTGATGATACAACTATCTTGCTGTGTCTTTTCAGCTTTTGCAATTTTGCCGGCCGTCTTGCGGGGGGTGCTGTTTCTGAGTACTTTGTCAGGTGGAACcattttccttttcattttaTTGCCCAGTTATTGTATTTTGCAGCTATATATGATCAAACATGGCCAAAATGTTGAGTAATTTCAAGGTTTTATTGAGAGGTTTTCCAACCCTtgctcaaagaaaaaaaagatttatacAAGATTTTATCTTTTGCAGGTCTAAGATGTTTCCTCGGCCCATTTGGATGACATGCACCCAAGTTATCATGATCATAACTTACCTTCTCTTTGCTTCTGGCTTAAATGGTACCCTATATGCTTCAACCGCTTTACTTGGTATCTGCTATGGGGTCCAATTCTCTGTCATGGTGCCAACTGCATCTGAGCTCTTTGGGTTGAAGCACTTTGGGTTGATCTATAATTTCATGTTGTTAGGAAATCCGCTTGGGGCTCTCCTATTCTCAGCTGGTCTTGCAGGGTATTTGTATGATGTTGAAGCAGCAAAGCAGAACTCAGGTTTTCATGATGCTTTGAGCAATTCTTGCTTGGGGCCTAATTGCTTTAGGATCACATTTCTAGCTCTAGCTGGTGTCTGTAGCTTAGGCACTCTGTTGAGCATAATTTTGACGGTGAGACTTAAGCCAGTATACCAAATGCTTTATGCTGGTGGGTCATTCAGGCAGCCTCGGAGCTTGAATCATTGATAGCAGTGACCCGAATGAACATGGCCTTCATCTTGAGCTGGGGCCCTTTCTTTGGTACCTGTTCTTGTGTTGTAATGGGTTTGTGTACTTAAATATCGTGCAGTTATCAGGAGCCTTCTCTGCCCCAATgaatgatttggttaatcttgGGAAAGAAGCTTCTTATAGACTG encodes the following:
- the LOC120112899 gene encoding protein NUCLEAR FUSION DEFECTIVE 4-like, translated to MPPAVKAGSRPPWVGLAAAVWVQVAAGSAYTFPLYSHSLKSVLGYNQRQLTMLGVANDFGENFGMIPGVVCNRFPPWLVLLIGGACSFLGFGVLWLGVSQTVSGLPFWVLWIALCIATNSSAWLGTGVLVTNMRNFPLSRGPVAGILKGYIGLSAAVYTEIYIGLLRDSSTKLLLFLTLGIPGICLAMMYFVRPCTPSLEEDSSEHGHFLFTQISSILLGLYLCATTVLDDVASPSDAVAYSLFAVMVLLLLAPLAIPLKMTLYPKKSKKIGSVGPSGSSDCLIEGNLDKSEPLLAQSSSTTNAGSIQEADDVSDVDILLAEGEGAVKKKRRPKRGEDFEFREAVIKADFWLLFLVYFLGVGSGVTVLNNLAQIGIAAGVDDTTILLCLFSFCNFAGRLAGGAVSEYFVRSKMFPRPIWMTCTQVIMIITYLLFASGLNGTLYASTALLGICYGVQFSVMVPTASELFGLKHFGLIYNFMLLGNPLGALLFSAGLAGYLYDVEAAKQNSGFHDALSNSCLGPNCFRITFLALAGVCSLGTLLSIILTVRLKPVYQMLYAGGSFRQPRSLNH